The Deinococcus aquaticus genomic interval GGGCGTGATGGTCGGCTCGGGCGTGGTGGGCGCACTGCTGGGCCTGCGCCGCGTGGGACCGCTGGAGGCCGGAGCGGGTGCGCTGGCGTTCCTGCCGGGCGCGTGGCTGGCGGTGGTGTCGTTGCAGGCCACGCTGGGCAACGCGGCCCCGCGTGATCCCGGAATGGACGATCAGGGGGTGACGGTCCTGGCGGTGATCGCCGCGTGCGCGGCGGGAAGTGTCCGGAGCTTGGCGGCGCTGCGTCGTTCCGCCGCGACCTGAACCCGTGACGACACCGGGCCGGCCCGCAGTTCCGGTCGGCCCGTTCCTGTTCCTTACGCCATCGGCAGTTCGATCATGCCGCCCGAGTCCCCGTCCTTGCCTTCCATGCGGGCGGTGACGGCCAGTCCGGTGGGCGTCTGGGCGAGGCCCCCGTCGGCGGTTTCGCGCAGCGCGGCGGGCATCATGCGGCCCACGCTGGCCATCGCGCCCAGAACCTCGTCGGGGGGAATGAAGGATTCCAGTTGCGCCAGCGCGAGCTGCGCGGCGCTGACGGCGTGCACGGCGTAGAAGGCGTTGCGGCTGACGCACGGCACCTCCACGTACCCGCCGACCGGGTCGCAGACGAGGCCGATGGTGTTCATCAGGGCCATGCTGGCGGCGTGCACGGCGGCGCGGGGCGTGCCGCCCATCAGTTCGACGATGGCGGCGGCGGCCATGGCGGCGCTAGAGCCGATCTCGGCCTGACAGCCGCCGGCCGCGCCGCTGATGAACATGCGTTTGCTGATGGCCTTCCCGATCCCGGCGGCCAGGATCATAGGACTGACCAGCCGCTCATCGGGAATGCCCAGGTGGTCGGCCACGCCGATCAGCGCGCCGGGAATGGTGCCGGCACTGCCGGCGGTGGGCGCGGCGACGATGCGGCCCATGCGGGCGTTCTCCTCGTTCACGGCCATGGCGTAGGCCTGCACGCGCCGCAGCAGGGGCGCGCCGAGGGCGTCCGGGGCGTCCCAGAGGCCCTTGGCGTTCCAGCCGACCATGCCGGTGATGCTGCGGGCGTCGCTGCTCAGGCCACGCTGGATGCTGTCGCGCATCTCGCGGATGCGGCGCAGCATCTCGGTGCGGATGTCGTCTGGGTGTAGGCCGGTTTCAGCGCAGTCCTGCGCCAGAATCCACTCGGAGGCGGGGGCGGGTGCGTTCAGGATGTCGTCGAGGGTGGTCATGGGTTCCTTGGGTGAGGCGTGAGGGGCGTAGGCATCTGGAAGTGGACCCCATCCTAAGGCCGGACCTGTCTAGCCGAATCAGCGCCGCATGAGGTCGTCCGTGCCGCCCGGACGCCTTACGGTAAAGGTGTGAAGCTGCTGCTGATCCGCCACGCCCAGTCGCAGAACAACGTGATCGAGGACCGCCCCGACTACGCGCAGGCGCGGCAGCCCGACCCGCCCCTCACCGCGCACGGGCACGCCAGCGCCCGGCAGTTCGCGCAGGACGCCGACCTGGGCAGCGTGACGCACCTGTACACCAGCCTGATGCTCCGCGCCGTACAGACCGCCGCACCCATCGCCGCCCGCCTGAACCTCCCCGCGCACGGACTGGAACTGGCGTACGAGTACGGCGACCTGACGACCGGCCCCGCCGGAGGCTTCACGCCCGTCACGGGCAGCGACCATGCAACCCTCCGCACCCACTGCCCCGCGCTGCTCTGGCCCGCGCACCTGCACGGGCAACCGTGGCACGGCGGCGCGGAACCCTGGCAGGAACCCCTCTTCCACGCCCGCGCCACGCAGGTCCTGACCGACCTCCGCGCCCGGCACCCCGGTCAGGACCGGGTGGCGCTGATCACGCACCACGACTTCGCCGGAGCCCTGATCCGCGCGGCGCTCGGCTGGCCCGCCACCGACACACCGCCCACCTTCCATCTCGCGCACCTGGGTACGGCACTCCTTGACCTGCCAGACGGCGGCGGTGTGGGCGGGCTGCTGTGGCTGAACCGGTAGGTAGGGGACCCCTCACCCTCCCGACGCTCCGCGTCTCCTTCCCTCTCCCCTGGGGAGAGGGGCAGGGGTGAGGGCTCTTCTACGCTTCCCGCCCGACCCGCAGCAGCTCCCCGGCCCGCACCATCTCCACGATCTTCAGGAGGTCTGGGCGGTAGTAGCGGTCCTGCGTCATGTTGGGGATGTGGGCGCGGATGTGCTCCCACGCGGCCTGCGCGCCGCGCCCGGCGTGGAGGTTCTGGAAGTCGAGGGCCTGCGCGGCGCACAGCAGTTCGATCCCGATGACGTTCTGCACGTTCTCCAGGATGGCCCGCAACTGCCGGGCGCCGTGCGCGCCCATGCTGACGTGATCCTCCTGGTTGGCGCTGGTGGGGATGGTGTCCACGCTGGCCGGGTGCGCGAGCACTTTGTTCTCGCTGACAAGGGCGGCGGCCGTGTACTGCGCGATCATGAAGCCGCTGTTCAGGCCGCCCTGCGGCGCGAGGAAGCCCGGCAGGCCCGACAGGGCCGGGTTCAGGAGCTGCTCGCAGCGGCGCTCGCTGATGCTGCCCAGTTCCGCCACCGCGACCTTGAGTGCGTCGATGGTCACGGCCAGCGGCTGCCCGTGGAAGTTCCCGCCGCTCACCACATCCCCGGTATCGGGGAAGATCAGTGGGTTGTCCGTCACGGACGCGAACTCGACGGCCAGCACCCGCTCGGCGTGCGCCAGGGCGTCCAGGCTCGCGCCGTGCACCTGCGGCGCGGCCCGCAGCGAGTACGCGTCCTGCACCTTCCCGTCCCCCACCGCGTGCGACGGCGCGATCTGCGAGTCCCGCAGGAAGAATCGCAGTTCCTCGGCCACCGCGACCGCGCCGGGGTGGGGACGCAGGCCGATCACGTCCGGCTGGAACGGCCGGTGAGAGCCGTACATCGCCTCGACGGTCATGGCTGCCGCGAGGTTCGCCGTGCCCAGCAGCGTCCGCGCATCCGCGACCGCCAGGGCCAGCAGGCTCCCCATCAGCTGCGTGCCGTTGATGAGGGCCAGCCCCTCCTTCGCCTGCAAGGTCAGCGGGTTCAGGCCGAGTTCCGCGAGCACGTCCGCACTGGGCCGCACCTGCCCCCGGAACTCCATGTCGCCCAGCCCGATCAGGCCCAGCGCCAGGTGCGCCAGCGGCGCCAGATCCCCCGACGCGCCCACACTCCCCTGCGCCGGAATGACCGGGTGCGCCCCCGCGTTCAGCAGCGAGAGCAGCAGCTCCACCACCTCCGGCCGCACGCCCGAGTGCCCCAGTGCGAGCGACTGCGCGCGCAGCAGCAGCATGCCGCGCACCACCTCGCCCGGCAGGTTCTCCCCCACCCCGATCGCGTGCGACAGGATCAGGTTCAGCTGCAACTCCTCCAGCCCCGCGCGCGGCACCTGCACGGACGCGAACTTCCCGAAGCCCGTATTCACGCCGTACACCGCCGCCTGACCATCCACGATCCGCTCGATCACCGCCCGCGCACGAAGAATGCGCTCCCGCGCGGCATCGGACAGCTGGACGGACTCGCCGCCACGCACGACAGACAGGAAATCAGACAGGGAAAGGTGTTGATCGAGAATCACAGGGGCTCCTTCGGAGGGTTGATGGGTGATGGAGGATGGTTGATAGAGGTGGCTCAGACCGAAGTCCCGCCGATGAAGACCTGCCGCACGGGGTTTGCGCCGAGGGTGTAGGGCAGGTCGCGCCAGTCGGGGCTGTGCAGGGTGAGGAAGTCGGCTCGCTGGCCGGGCGCGAGGGTGCCCCGGTCGCTCAGGCCAAGGGCGGCGGCGGCGTTCACGGTGCAGGCGGTCAGCGCCTCGGCGGGCGTCAGGCGGCACAGGCGCACCGCGAGCGCCAGCGCGAGCTGCGCGCTGAACACGGGGGATGAGCCGGGGTTCAGGTCGGTGCCCACGGCGACCGCCGCGCCCGCGTCGATCAGGGCGCGGCCCGGCGCGGCGGGCAGACCCAGGTGCAGCGTCACGCCCGGCAGGATGGTCGCCACGGTGTTCGACGCGGCCAGCGCGGCGATCTGCGAGGGGCCGCTGGCCTCCAGGTGATCCACGCTGAGCGCGCCGAGTTCGCAGGCGAGTTCTGTGCCGCCGATGGCGTGGAACTGATCGGCGTGCAGCTTCGTCTGAAGCCCGTGTGCTTTCGCCGCCTGGAGGATGGCGCGGCTCTCCTCCACCGTGAACGCCTCGCGCTCGGTGAACACGTCCACTGCGGCGGCCAGACCCTCGCGCGCCACGCCGGGAATGAGGTCATGGCACACCGCCTGCACGTACTCCGCGCGGCCCCCGGTGGGCGGCACGTGAATCAGGAGGGTCGGCACGAGCTGGAATTCAGCCTGAAGGGCGCGGACAGCGCGGAGCATCCGCAGTTCGGCGTCGAAGTCCAGGCCGTACCCGCTCTTGACCTCGACGGTCGTCGCGCCGGACGTGCGCAGCGCCTCCAGGCGGGGCCGGGCAAGTGCCACGAGTTCCTCCACGCCCGCCGCCCCGGTCGCCCGCATGGAGCTGCGGATGCCGCCGCCCCGCGCGAGGATCTCCTCGTACGGTACGCCGGAAATGCGCGCCTCGAAGTCCACGAGGCGGTCCCCGGCCCAGACGGCGTGCGTGTGCGGGTCGATCAGGCCGGGCACGACGGCCACGCCGCCCAGATCATGCTCTGGCACATTGCCGGAAGCCCCGGCGCGCGGGCCGACCCAGCGGATCACGCCGCCGGACACGAGTATCGCCGCGTCAGGGATGACGGTCAGGTCACGCATGGCCGCGCCGCGCTGCATGCCCACCCCTGGCGTGACGAGCTGGCTGATGTTCGTGAACAGCGTTTCCGTGCCTGTCATCGCGCCCACCCTGGCTGCGCGGAGCCGAATTCGTCCACGGCGCACAGCGTCTCCATGATCAGTCGCGCCATCAGGAGTTCGCTGCGGCCGGTCGGGTCGAGGTTCGGGGCGAGTTCCACCACGTCCAGGCCCACGATGGTGTTGTGCCGCGCGGTTTCCGCCAGGATTTGCATGCCCTGCGCGTACGTCAGGCCGTCCGGTTCGGGGCTGCTCGTGCCGGGAATCACGCTGGGGTCGAAGGCGTCCACGTCCACGCTGAGGTACACGTTCTTCCCGTGTGGCAGGCGGGCCAGCACGCCTGGCAGGTCGCCCGCTACGTCCGTCATGGGCATCAGGGTGTGCCCACGGGCGCGCGCCGCTGCCACTGCTTCTGGGTCGAAGCGCAGACCGCGCAGGCCA includes:
- a CDS encoding histidine phosphatase family protein, coding for MKLLLIRHAQSQNNVIEDRPDYAQARQPDPPLTAHGHASARQFAQDADLGSVTHLYTSLMLRAVQTAAPIAARLNLPAHGLELAYEYGDLTTGPAGGFTPVTGSDHATLRTHCPALLWPAHLHGQPWHGGAEPWQEPLFHARATQVLTDLRARHPGQDRVALITHHDFAGALIRAALGWPATDTPPTFHLAHLGTALLDLPDGGGVGGLLWLNR
- the hutH gene encoding histidine ammonia-lyase, producing MILDQHLSLSDFLSVVRGGESVQLSDAARERILRARAVIERIVDGQAAVYGVNTGFGKFASVQVPRAGLEELQLNLILSHAIGVGENLPGEVVRGMLLLRAQSLALGHSGVRPEVVELLLSLLNAGAHPVIPAQGSVGASGDLAPLAHLALGLIGLGDMEFRGQVRPSADVLAELGLNPLTLQAKEGLALINGTQLMGSLLALAVADARTLLGTANLAAAMTVEAMYGSHRPFQPDVIGLRPHPGAVAVAEELRFFLRDSQIAPSHAVGDGKVQDAYSLRAAPQVHGASLDALAHAERVLAVEFASVTDNPLIFPDTGDVVSGGNFHGQPLAVTIDALKVAVAELGSISERRCEQLLNPALSGLPGFLAPQGGLNSGFMIAQYTAAALVSENKVLAHPASVDTIPTSANQEDHVSMGAHGARQLRAILENVQNVIGIELLCAAQALDFQNLHAGRGAQAAWEHIRAHIPNMTQDRYYRPDLLKIVEMVRAGELLRVGREA
- the hutI gene encoding imidazolonepropionase, which gives rise to MTGTETLFTNISQLVTPGVGMQRGAAMRDLTVIPDAAILVSGGVIRWVGPRAGASGNVPEHDLGGVAVVPGLIDPHTHAVWAGDRLVDFEARISGVPYEEILARGGGIRSSMRATGAAGVEELVALARPRLEALRTSGATTVEVKSGYGLDFDAELRMLRAVRALQAEFQLVPTLLIHVPPTGGRAEYVQAVCHDLIPGVAREGLAAAVDVFTEREAFTVEESRAILQAAKAHGLQTKLHADQFHAIGGTELACELGALSVDHLEASGPSQIAALAASNTVATILPGVTLHLGLPAAPGRALIDAGAAVAVGTDLNPGSSPVFSAQLALALAVRLCRLTPAEALTACTVNAAAALGLSDRGTLAPGQRADFLTLHSPDWRDLPYTLGANPVRQVFIGGTSV
- the sdaAA gene encoding L-serine ammonia-lyase, iron-sulfur-dependent, subunit alpha encodes the protein MTTLDDILNAPAPASEWILAQDCAETGLHPDDIRTEMLRRIREMRDSIQRGLSSDARSITGMVGWNAKGLWDAPDALGAPLLRRVQAYAMAVNEENARMGRIVAAPTAGSAGTIPGALIGVADHLGIPDERLVSPMILAAGIGKAISKRMFISGAAGGCQAEIGSSAAMAAAAIVELMGGTPRAAVHAASMALMNTIGLVCDPVGGYVEVPCVSRNAFYAVHAVSAAQLALAQLESFIPPDEVLGAMASVGRMMPAALRETADGGLAQTPTGLAVTARMEGKDGDSGGMIELPMA